A single window of Chitinophaga sp. XS-30 DNA harbors:
- a CDS encoding CoA-binding protein, with amino-acid sequence MSTPKHTVVIGASPNPERYSFLAVNRLRANGHPVTAIGNREGVIGETPVIKAHPPLENVDTITLYLNPTRQQEYYDYIFSLQPKRIIFNPGTENTELIRMAAERGVEAKEACTLVMLSTGQY; translated from the coding sequence ATGAGCACACCAAAACACACGGTCGTCATCGGCGCATCTCCCAATCCGGAACGATACAGCTTTCTGGCGGTGAACAGGCTTCGCGCCAACGGGCACCCGGTGACCGCCATCGGCAACCGGGAAGGTGTGATCGGGGAAACCCCGGTGATCAAAGCGCATCCTCCCCTCGAAAACGTAGATACCATCACGTTATACCTCAACCCCACCCGCCAGCAGGAGTATTACGACTATATCTTCAGCCTGCAGCCCAAACGCATCATTTTCAACCCCGGCACCGAGAACACCGAACTGATCCGTATGGCCGCCGAAAGAGGCGTTGAGGCAAAAGAAGCCTGTACCCTGGTGATGCTCAGCACCGGGCAATATTAG
- the ubiE gene encoding bifunctional demethylmenaquinone methyltransferase/2-methoxy-6-polyprenyl-1,4-benzoquinol methylase UbiE, with the protein MASKENVQKVVPFEGSKLSKKEQIAHMFNDIAGRYDFLNRFMSLGIDVGWRKKALRILQPMQPKVVLDVATGTGDVAIMAARMLQPEKIIGIDISEGMLAFGREKVEKAGLSGKITLQEGDSETISFPDGTFDAITVAFGVRNFEHLEKGLAEMRRVLKPGGKAVILEFSNPTKTPVKQLYNFYFRYITPSIGKWIARNKAAYSYLPDSVKAFPQGQAMCDILHKTGFQAVTCKTLSFGICSIYSATR; encoded by the coding sequence ATGGCGAGCAAAGAGAATGTACAGAAAGTGGTTCCTTTTGAAGGGTCAAAATTAAGCAAGAAGGAGCAGATAGCCCACATGTTCAATGATATTGCCGGAAGGTACGATTTCCTGAACCGGTTCATGAGCCTGGGCATCGACGTGGGATGGCGCAAAAAGGCCCTCAGGATACTGCAGCCGATGCAGCCGAAAGTGGTACTGGATGTAGCTACCGGCACCGGCGATGTGGCCATTATGGCCGCCCGTATGTTGCAACCGGAAAAGATCATCGGTATTGATATCTCCGAAGGTATGCTGGCATTTGGCCGGGAGAAAGTGGAAAAGGCCGGTTTAAGCGGCAAAATTACCCTCCAGGAAGGGGATAGCGAAACAATAAGTTTCCCTGACGGGACGTTTGATGCCATAACGGTCGCCTTTGGCGTCCGGAACTTTGAGCACCTGGAAAAAGGGCTGGCCGAAATGAGGCGGGTGCTTAAACCTGGCGGTAAAGCGGTGATCCTGGAGTTTTCCAATCCCACGAAAACGCCTGTAAAACAACTATATAACTTTTATTTTCGCTACATTACCCCCTCCATCGGAAAGTGGATCGCCAGGAACAAAGCAGCCTATTCCTATCTGCCGGATTCTGTGAAAGCCTTTCCCCAGGGTCAGGCGATGTGCGATATTTTACACAAAACCGGGTTCCAGGCAGTTACATGCAAAACATTAAGCTTCGGCATATGCTCTATTTACTCCGCTACCCGCTGA
- a CDS encoding VOC family protein — MRNPTHAINWFEIPVSQFDRAKAFYSTILDITITEMQLGGDRLGLLAYDAESGGVGGAIVEGLDYVASQRGCLIYLYCGEDLNDVLGRVIGAGGRIERDKTPVSYELDMGFHAIFIDTEGNRIGLHSPQ, encoded by the coding sequence ATGCGTAATCCTACCCATGCGATCAACTGGTTTGAGATCCCTGTTTCTCAATTTGACAGGGCAAAGGCATTCTACAGTACGATCCTGGATATCACTATTACCGAAATGCAGCTGGGCGGAGACCGGCTCGGACTGCTGGCGTATGATGCTGAAAGCGGCGGAGTTGGCGGCGCCATTGTGGAGGGGCTGGACTATGTGGCCAGCCAGCGCGGCTGCCTGATCTACCTGTACTGCGGAGAAGATCTGAACGATGTGCTCGGCAGGGTGATCGGAGCAGGCGGACGGATAGAACGGGATAAAACACCGGTATCCTATGAACTGGATATGGGCTTCCACGCCATTTTTATTGATACGGAAGGCAATCGCATCGGCCTCCATTCCCCACAATAA
- a CDS encoding porin family protein: protein MLYLLRYPLIAAALLLLGSSSASAQLNMEEHDRKPYYFGITLAVNQSNFKLSHSDLFLKGDSIMVAEPLKTIGFNLGLLANLRLNHRFDLRINPQLVFANKNLYYQENYPQRETEKKIESILLTFPFQFKFKSDRINNMRVYTIAGLKFDYDLSSNARTRRAEDLVKIGKMDYGYEIGAGFEFYMPSFIFTPEFKISNGIGNVHVKDPNLRYSNVIDQLKSRTIVFSIHLQG from the coding sequence ATGCTCTATTTACTCCGCTACCCGCTGATAGCGGCCGCCCTTCTGTTGCTGGGCAGCTCCTCCGCCAGCGCACAGCTGAATATGGAAGAGCACGACCGCAAACCTTATTATTTCGGCATCACCCTTGCCGTCAACCAGTCCAATTTCAAATTGTCCCATTCCGATCTCTTCCTGAAAGGAGATTCCATCATGGTGGCCGAACCGCTGAAAACCATCGGGTTCAACCTTGGACTGCTGGCCAATCTGCGGCTTAACCACCGGTTCGACCTCAGAATAAATCCGCAGCTGGTATTTGCCAATAAAAACCTCTATTACCAGGAAAACTACCCCCAGCGCGAAACGGAAAAAAAGATCGAATCCATACTGCTCACCTTTCCATTCCAGTTCAAATTCAAGTCAGACCGCATCAATAATATGCGCGTTTACACCATCGCAGGGCTGAAATTCGACTATGACCTGTCTTCCAACGCCCGTACCCGCCGTGCGGAAGACCTGGTAAAGATCGGCAAGATGGATTATGGTTACGAGATCGGCGCCGGCTTTGAATTTTATATGCCCAGCTTCATCTTCACACCTGAATTCAAGATCAGCAATGGCATCGGCAATGTACATGTAAAAGATCCGAACCTGCGTTACTCCAATGTGATCGACCAGCTGAAATCCCGCACCATCGTGTTTTCCATTCACCTGCAAGGTTAA
- a CDS encoding DNA polymerase III subunit gamma/tau, whose product MENFIVSARKYRPQNFSTVVGQAHITTTLKNAIRNNQLAHAFLFCGPRGVGKTTCARILAKTINCENLQADGEACNSCNSCRTFNEGSSFNIHELDAASNNSVDDIRTLVDQVRFAPQAGKYKIYIIDEVHMLSSSAFNAFLKTLEEPPSYAIFILATTEKHKILPTILSRCQIFDFKRITIQDTVDHLQEIVTKENMTAEGDALHLIAQKTDGCMRDSLSTLDKIVSFTGGKLTYQNTLEHLNILDYDYYFRVMEAVATQDVAGALLIFDEILQKGFEGDNFLGGWAEFLRNLLVCKDDKVLHLMEVSANLKDRYRQMSGRVSAAYLVTALHLLNETEIGYRMARNKRLHVEMALIRLCYLQQAVTLVSNDQSGEVVKKNLIPEGTPQRLRAPLPQPIYGKPATTKTITPEAPRLTIESGAMPPGNAVAQDNAGLPGQQRHGAGTGQTAGTGSSGQQQHAATPANAEARQTAGTNPSGQQQYTPVSGTGSTAPQQTAGTTSAGNTQPATPRPATTTPATKLTGLAAMKEALAAKQQTETVQSNAIPMTAGALAVYWDEFIDKFRQANKMTVVSNLQLAQTVLLGPEEIGIISRNIVQFRFMEEEKLEISEFFKKKFRNNALVLTLQLDENQQQVTDTGPAPLTSREQFARMMEKYPLVKELKDRLNMELDF is encoded by the coding sequence ATGGAAAATTTTATAGTATCCGCCCGGAAATACCGTCCGCAGAACTTCTCCACGGTAGTAGGGCAAGCCCATATAACAACAACATTAAAGAATGCCATCCGCAACAATCAGCTGGCACATGCCTTCCTGTTCTGCGGTCCCCGCGGCGTCGGTAAAACCACCTGCGCCCGCATCCTGGCAAAGACCATCAACTGCGAGAACCTGCAGGCAGACGGAGAAGCCTGCAACTCCTGCAACTCCTGCCGGACCTTCAATGAAGGCAGCTCTTTCAATATTCATGAGCTGGATGCCGCTTCCAACAACTCGGTTGACGATATCCGCACCCTGGTAGACCAGGTGCGCTTCGCTCCGCAGGCAGGCAAATACAAGATCTATATCATCGATGAGGTGCACATGCTCAGCTCCTCGGCATTCAATGCTTTTCTGAAAACGCTGGAGGAACCGCCCTCCTACGCCATTTTCATTCTGGCTACCACGGAAAAGCACAAGATATTGCCCACCATCCTCAGCCGGTGCCAGATATTTGATTTCAAGCGCATAACCATACAGGATACGGTAGATCACCTTCAGGAGATCGTTACCAAGGAAAATATGACCGCCGAAGGCGACGCCCTTCACCTGATCGCTCAGAAGACGGACGGCTGTATGCGCGATTCGCTCAGTACGCTGGACAAGATCGTGAGCTTCACCGGCGGCAAACTGACCTACCAGAATACGCTGGAACACCTCAATATCCTGGACTACGACTATTATTTCCGGGTGATGGAAGCCGTAGCGACCCAGGATGTGGCCGGCGCCCTCCTTATTTTCGACGAGATCCTGCAAAAGGGCTTTGAAGGCGATAATTTCCTGGGCGGATGGGCGGAGTTCCTGCGTAACCTGCTGGTTTGCAAAGATGATAAAGTGCTGCACCTGATGGAAGTAAGCGCCAACCTGAAAGACCGCTACCGCCAGATGAGCGGCCGCGTCAGCGCTGCTTACCTGGTGACGGCCCTTCACCTGCTGAACGAGACCGAGATCGGCTACCGTATGGCACGCAATAAACGCCTCCATGTGGAAATGGCCCTCATCCGCCTTTGCTATCTGCAACAGGCCGTCACGCTCGTCAGCAACGACCAGTCCGGCGAAGTGGTAAAAAAAAACCTGATCCCTGAAGGTACCCCGCAGCGCCTCCGGGCGCCGCTGCCGCAACCGATATACGGTAAACCCGCCACCACCAAAACTATCACTCCGGAAGCCCCGCGGCTGACGATAGAATCAGGCGCCATGCCACCGGGAAATGCAGTTGCGCAGGATAACGCCGGCCTGCCAGGGCAACAGCGGCACGGTGCAGGCACCGGGCAAACTGCAGGAACTGGCTCATCCGGTCAACAGCAACATGCCGCAACACCCGCCAACGCGGAAGCCAGGCAAACTGCCGGAACAAACCCATCCGGTCAACAGCAATATACGCCCGTCTCCGGAACAGGCAGCACCGCTCCGCAGCAAACTGCCGGAACAACATCAGCCGGCAACACCCAACCGGCAACGCCACGTCCCGCAACAACAACACCCGCCACTAAACTTACCGGCCTCGCTGCCATGAAAGAGGCACTGGCAGCCAAACAACAGACCGAAACCGTCCAGAGCAACGCCATTCCCATGACCGCAGGGGCTTTGGCCGTATATTGGGACGAATTCATCGATAAATTCCGCCAGGCCAATAAAATGACCGTGGTGAGCAATCTCCAGCTGGCACAGACCGTATTGCTGGGCCCTGAAGAGATCGGCATCATCAGCCGGAACATCGTCCAGTTCCGCTTCATGGAAGAAGAGAAACTGGAGATATCCGAGTTCTTCAAAAAGAAATTCCGGAACAATGCCCTCGTGCTGACCCTGCAACTGGACGAGAATCAGCAACAGGTAACAGACACCGGTCCAGCCCCGCTGACCAGCCGGGAACAGTTTGCCCGTATGATGGAAAAATACCCGCTGGTGAAAGAGTTGAAAGACAGACTGAATATGGAACTGGACTTTTAG
- a CDS encoding DNA mismatch repair protein MutS has protein sequence MELDKTTYLDLSIFNRDDEYSLFHKLDFTTTSGGREYLRKLFSTPLQDIQAIHNRQQMLRYLLEKETQWPPMISNGSIVVVENYLNAEIEPISSSGGISLYLNAVVTKTIYAPDYGFIKFSFDQLLNLIKGFKYLETHFNSDDAPVTLKLLLDRARVLLAQKEFDDIVELQENGRFSFVEILRYDRLIRRKHRKVLWELTELYTRLDAYHSMAMAIRHFSLQFPAFTDDNKPHIAIQQLYHMILPQPVAYDIAMDPHKHFLFLTGANMAGKTTFIKAVGIAVFLAHLGMGVPAKSMQLTFFHGILSNIDVKDNIFKGESYFYSEVQRIKNTIIKISDGKNWLILIDEMFKGTNVEDAKNCSLAVINGLLHNHNCLYILSTHLYEIADELQGEDQIIFKYFQSEVIDDNLQFTYELKDGIAKEKIGFLILKKEKVIELLEKMK, from the coding sequence ATGGAGCTGGATAAAACAACCTACCTGGATCTCTCTATTTTTAACCGGGATGACGAATATTCCCTGTTTCATAAACTGGATTTCACCACCACCTCCGGCGGCCGGGAGTACCTGCGCAAATTGTTCAGCACACCGCTTCAGGATATTCAGGCGATCCACAACCGCCAGCAAATGCTCCGCTACCTGCTGGAAAAAGAAACGCAATGGCCGCCCATGATCTCCAACGGCTCCATTGTGGTAGTGGAGAATTACCTGAATGCGGAAATAGAGCCGATATCCAGCTCCGGGGGCATTTCACTGTACCTGAACGCTGTTGTCACCAAAACCATCTACGCGCCGGACTACGGTTTTATCAAATTCTCCTTCGATCAGCTGCTCAACCTTATCAAAGGTTTCAAATACCTGGAAACACATTTCAATTCCGATGACGCTCCCGTTACCCTTAAGCTGCTGCTGGACAGGGCACGGGTACTGCTGGCGCAGAAAGAGTTCGACGACATCGTGGAACTGCAGGAAAACGGCCGCTTCAGTTTCGTGGAGATACTGCGGTACGACCGGCTCATCCGCCGGAAGCACCGGAAAGTATTATGGGAACTGACGGAACTGTACACCCGGCTGGACGCCTATCACAGCATGGCTATGGCCATACGCCACTTTTCCCTGCAATTCCCGGCGTTCACAGACGATAACAAACCGCACATTGCCATCCAGCAACTGTATCACATGATCCTGCCGCAACCGGTAGCCTATGATATTGCGATGGACCCGCATAAACATTTCCTCTTCCTTACCGGCGCCAATATGGCCGGCAAGACCACCTTCATCAAAGCCGTGGGCATCGCCGTATTCCTTGCGCACCTGGGGATGGGCGTACCGGCGAAAAGCATGCAACTGACTTTTTTCCATGGCATTCTCAGCAACATCGATGTAAAGGATAATATCTTCAAAGGCGAAAGTTATTTCTACAGTGAAGTGCAACGCATCAAGAATACCATCATCAAGATCAGTGACGGAAAAAACTGGCTGATCCTCATCGATGAAATGTTCAAAGGTACCAATGTGGAAGATGCCAAGAACTGTTCCCTGGCGGTGATCAACGGCCTGCTGCATAACCACAACTGCCTCTACATCCTGTCCACGCACCTTTATGAGATCGCCGATGAATTGCAGGGAGAAGACCAGATCATTTTCAAATATTTCCAGTCTGAAGTGATCGATGACAATCTGCAGTTCACCTATGAACTGAAGGACGGAATCGCTAAAGAAAAGATCGGCTTTCTCATCCTGAAAAAAGAAAAAGTAATTGAGTTGCTGGAGAAGATGAAATGA
- a CDS encoding dihydroorotase: MQKTIIKNISVVNEGTTKVQDVLFRDGRIEKIAAQIGETGTEINGEGKYLLPGVIDDQVHFREPGLSHKANIHSEARAAVAGGTTSFMEMPNTKPEAVTQERLEDKYNIAAQGSLANYSFFMGVSNDNADEVLKTNAKKDRVCGVKIFMGSSTGNMLVDNYLTLERIFSETELLIATHCEDEKIIRANMEKYKQERGESLTAADHPLIRNEEACFESSLVAIQFAKKHNSRLHILHISTEKELQLFGNLLPLEEKRITAEVCVHHLWFTADDYTQYGNLIKCNPAIKAPHHREALWKGMLDDRLDIIATDHAPHTWEEKQQPYLQAPSGVPLVQHSLLMMLESVKAGRLSLEKMVEKMSHAPAKCFRIRERGYLREGYYADAVIVDLQQSTTVTEQNIHYHCGWSPFQGYTFPAAITHTFVNGHLAYENGTFNENQPGQRLMFNV; this comes from the coding sequence ATGCAAAAGACCATCATCAAAAATATATCCGTTGTAAACGAAGGCACTACAAAAGTGCAGGACGTGCTTTTCCGGGACGGCCGCATTGAAAAGATCGCGGCGCAGATCGGGGAGACCGGTACGGAGATCAACGGGGAAGGCAAATACCTGCTGCCCGGCGTGATCGACGACCAGGTGCATTTCCGCGAGCCCGGCCTCTCCCACAAAGCCAATATTCATTCAGAAGCGCGCGCAGCCGTGGCCGGCGGCACCACCAGCTTCATGGAAATGCCCAACACGAAGCCGGAAGCCGTTACACAGGAAAGGCTGGAGGATAAATACAATATTGCCGCACAAGGGTCCCTCGCCAACTACTCCTTTTTCATGGGCGTATCTAACGACAATGCGGATGAAGTGCTGAAAACCAATGCCAAAAAAGACCGGGTATGCGGCGTGAAGATATTCATGGGCTCATCCACCGGTAATATGCTGGTAGACAACTACCTCACCCTGGAAAGGATATTTTCCGAAACCGAATTGCTGATTGCCACACATTGCGAAGATGAGAAGATCATCCGCGCCAATATGGAGAAATACAAACAGGAAAGAGGGGAAAGCCTCACCGCTGCCGATCACCCGCTGATCCGCAACGAGGAAGCCTGCTTTGAGTCCTCGCTGGTGGCCATCCAGTTCGCCAAAAAACACAACTCCCGCCTGCATATCCTGCACATTTCCACAGAAAAGGAGTTGCAGCTGTTCGGGAACCTCCTGCCGCTGGAAGAAAAAAGGATCACCGCCGAAGTTTGCGTACATCACCTCTGGTTTACCGCTGACGACTATACGCAATACGGCAACCTGATCAAATGCAATCCCGCCATCAAAGCCCCCCATCACCGCGAAGCACTGTGGAAAGGCATGCTGGATGACCGGCTGGACATTATCGCCACGGACCATGCTCCGCATACCTGGGAAGAAAAACAGCAACCCTATCTGCAGGCGCCATCCGGCGTACCGCTGGTACAGCACAGCCTGCTGATGATGCTGGAATCCGTGAAAGCCGGCCGCTTGTCGCTGGAAAAGATGGTGGAAAAAATGAGCCATGCCCCCGCAAAATGTTTCCGGATCAGGGAAAGAGGTTACCTGCGCGAAGGGTATTACGCCGATGCCGTGATCGTGGACCTGCAGCAGTCCACCACTGTAACGGAGCAGAATATCCACTATCACTGCGGATGGAGCCCCTTCCAGGGATATACCTTCCCCGCGGCCATCACCCATACCTTCGTCAACGGGCACCTCGCATACGAGAACGGAACTTTCAACGAGAATCAGCCGGGGCAACGGCTGATGTTCAATGTATAA
- a CDS encoding pyruvate dehydrogenase complex dihydrolipoamide acetyltransferase, with protein MAEVIRMPLLSDTMTEGVIAEWHKKVGDTVKSDDVIAEVETDKATMEVMAYADGTLLYIGVEKGKAAKVNDVIAIVGKPGEDYKPLLEGGAAAAPAAKTDAPEAAKPAPEKEKEDAPAAVDNGELEKALKDATVIRMPLLSDTMTEGKIVAWNKKVGDTVKSDDVLAEVETDKATMEVIGYADGTLLYIGVPEGEAAKVNGIIAIVGKKEANIEAILAAEKSGGAAPKAAGEAPAAKESATPAPAAAPAAQSSNGDGRVKASPLAKKLAEEKGIDISQVPGSGDGGRIVKKDVDSYVPAKSAPAAAAGQAAPAAKVAAFAPAGQEAYTDTPLTNMRKTIARRLGESKFGAPHFYLTMEINMDIAKEAREAINKISPVKVSFNDMVIKAAAMALRQHPDVNSSWMGDFIRHNQHIHIGSAVAVDEGLLVPVITFADQKSFSQIAAETKELNDKAKNKKLQPQEMTGNTFTVSNLGMMGIEEFTAIINPPASAILAVGAIKEVVVAGEKGQFKTTSVMKVTMSCDHRTVDGAVGARFLVTFKQLMENPVNMLV; from the coding sequence ATGGCAGAAGTTATCAGAATGCCCCTTTTAAGTGATACCATGACCGAAGGGGTGATTGCGGAATGGCATAAGAAAGTAGGAGATACCGTTAAGTCCGACGATGTTATTGCTGAAGTGGAGACCGATAAGGCCACAATGGAAGTAATGGCGTATGCGGACGGTACTTTGTTATATATCGGTGTAGAGAAAGGCAAAGCGGCAAAGGTAAATGATGTCATTGCCATTGTGGGGAAACCCGGTGAAGACTACAAGCCCCTGCTGGAAGGTGGCGCAGCAGCAGCCCCTGCGGCGAAAACCGATGCTCCGGAAGCTGCCAAACCGGCGCCGGAAAAAGAGAAAGAGGACGCTCCCGCAGCAGTTGATAACGGAGAACTGGAAAAAGCCCTCAAAGACGCTACGGTGATCCGCATGCCGCTGCTCAGCGATACCATGACGGAAGGCAAGATCGTAGCCTGGAACAAAAAAGTAGGCGATACCGTTAAAAGCGATGACGTACTGGCGGAAGTGGAAACCGATAAGGCGACCATGGAAGTGATCGGTTACGCGGACGGCACCCTTCTCTATATCGGCGTTCCCGAAGGGGAAGCCGCCAAGGTAAATGGCATTATTGCCATAGTTGGCAAGAAAGAAGCGAATATCGAAGCGATCCTCGCCGCGGAGAAATCCGGTGGCGCCGCTCCCAAAGCTGCCGGTGAAGCACCCGCCGCCAAGGAATCCGCAACTCCGGCACCCGCCGCTGCTCCGGCCGCACAAAGCAGCAATGGGGACGGCCGCGTGAAAGCCTCCCCCCTCGCCAAAAAACTCGCCGAAGAAAAAGGCATCGATATCAGCCAGGTACCCGGTTCCGGTGATGGCGGCCGCATCGTGAAAAAGGATGTGGACAGCTATGTTCCTGCAAAATCTGCCCCTGCTGCAGCCGCAGGTCAGGCTGCGCCGGCCGCGAAAGTGGCCGCATTTGCACCCGCAGGCCAGGAAGCATATACAGACACGCCGCTCACCAATATGCGCAAAACCATCGCGCGCCGCCTCGGTGAAAGCAAATTCGGCGCCCCGCACTTCTATCTCACCATGGAGATCAACATGGATATTGCGAAAGAAGCCCGCGAAGCCATCAACAAAATATCCCCGGTGAAGGTCTCCTTCAACGATATGGTGATCAAAGCCGCTGCCATGGCGCTCCGCCAGCATCCCGATGTAAACAGCAGCTGGATGGGCGATTTCATCCGCCACAACCAGCACATTCATATCGGTTCCGCCGTAGCAGTAGACGAAGGTCTGCTGGTACCGGTGATCACCTTCGCCGATCAGAAAAGCTTCTCCCAGATCGCTGCGGAAACAAAAGAACTGAACGACAAGGCCAAGAACAAGAAACTGCAACCGCAGGAAATGACCGGCAACACCTTTACCGTGTCCAACCTCGGCATGATGGGTATTGAAGAATTTACCGCCATCATCAATCCTCCCGCCTCCGCCATTCTCGCCGTAGGCGCTATCAAAGAAGTGGTGGTAGCCGGAGAGAAAGGCCAGTTCAAAACCACCAGCGTCATGAAAGTGACCATGAGCTGCGATCACCGTACCGTAGACGGTGCCGTGGGCGCCAGGTTCCTCGTAACGTTCAAACAACTCATGGAGAACCCGGTGAACATGCTCGTATAG
- a CDS encoding ribonuclease H-like YkuK family protein codes for MKWRRFNGDPINLPIKEEVRQAIVRETATGHHLKVCIGTDSQVKGADTEFATVIVFLREGHGGFMFIHNERTKDVYSIKERMLVEVAKSIEIAYELCDLFTEYDVDMEVHADINTNPQFKSNLALREAMGYILGMGFAFKAKPEAFASSSCANKIVN; via the coding sequence ATGAAATGGAGAAGATTTAATGGCGATCCCATCAATCTGCCCATCAAAGAGGAGGTACGTCAGGCTATCGTCCGGGAAACCGCGACGGGCCACCATTTAAAGGTGTGCATCGGTACCGACTCGCAGGTGAAAGGCGCTGACACGGAATTTGCCACCGTCATCGTATTCCTCAGGGAAGGCCACGGCGGGTTCATGTTCATTCACAACGAAAGAACGAAGGACGTTTATTCGATCAAGGAAAGGATGCTGGTGGAAGTGGCCAAAAGCATCGAGATCGCTTATGAACTTTGCGACCTGTTCACAGAATATGATGTGGATATGGAGGTGCATGCGGACATTAACACCAATCCGCAATTCAAAAGCAACCTGGCCCTGCGGGAAGCCATGGGCTACATCCTGGGTATGGGCTTTGCCTTCAAGGCCAAACCAGAGGCCTTTGCCAGCAGCAGCTGCGCGAACAAGATCGTGAACTGA
- the yihA gene encoding ribosome biogenesis GTP-binding protein YihA/YsxC, translating into MVIKSAEYLISNVDWQKCPAADKPEYAFIGRSNVGKSSLINMLTSREKLAKTSGTPGKTQLINHFLINNEWYIVDLPGYGFAKVSQSQRRSWEQMIENYLRKRPNLVNVFVLIDSRLTPQKIDIEFINQLGEWQVPFQLVFTKADKNTQLDTSRNVKAFLNKLRESWEFLPASYITSTVKKTGRDKILEFIDEMNVRFRGIA; encoded by the coding sequence ATGGTGATCAAATCTGCTGAATACCTGATCAGTAATGTGGACTGGCAAAAATGCCCGGCGGCCGACAAGCCGGAATACGCTTTTATCGGCCGTTCCAACGTGGGCAAATCGTCCCTGATCAATATGCTCACCAGCCGGGAGAAGCTCGCGAAAACCTCCGGTACACCGGGGAAAACCCAGCTGATCAACCATTTTCTCATCAATAATGAATGGTATATCGTGGATCTGCCGGGGTATGGCTTTGCCAAGGTGTCGCAGAGCCAGCGTCGCAGCTGGGAGCAGATGATAGAGAACTACCTCCGCAAGCGCCCCAACCTGGTGAATGTTTTTGTGCTGATAGACAGCCGCCTGACACCGCAGAAGATCGATATCGAGTTCATCAATCAGCTGGGGGAGTGGCAAGTGCCCTTCCAGCTGGTATTTACGAAAGCGGACAAGAATACGCAACTGGATACAAGCCGCAATGTAAAAGCCTTTCTGAACAAACTGCGCGAGAGCTGGGAATTTCTGCCCGCCAGCTATATAACGTCTACGGTTAAAAAAACGGGGCGGGACAAGATACTGGAATTTATAGATGAGATGAACGTGCGCTTCCGCGGGATCGCGTAA
- a CDS encoding glycoside hydrolase family 43 protein produces MDLITFLLLLSSVLPVKDSTPLLLADPTIFTWEGKHYAYGTNGANANLGIPVYTSTDLVHWTDKGFALKKGEAFGERGFWAPQVFRHGKKFYMAYTANESIAIAVSDHPEGPFRQQLHRRLPGSSRQIDPFVFFEEGKAWLYHVRVDSGNRIFTGQLNDDLTDFVPGTLQECIRAGTGWENTNGASWPVAEGPTVIKKDGRYYLFYSCNDFRNIDYAVGIAEADSPQGPFRRIPQNPVISRHNTGANGSGHGDVLFSEGKWYYVFHIHFDEKKVGPRRTVLMEMKWNDALPEVLPATFRRLRAVRE; encoded by the coding sequence ATGGACCTGATCACATTTTTGCTGCTGCTTTCTTCCGTATTGCCGGTGAAAGACAGCACGCCGCTTTTGCTGGCTGACCCGACCATCTTCACCTGGGAAGGCAAACACTATGCTTACGGCACAAATGGTGCCAATGCCAACCTCGGTATTCCCGTTTACACGTCTACCGACCTTGTACACTGGACAGATAAAGGCTTTGCGCTGAAGAAAGGAGAGGCTTTCGGGGAACGCGGGTTCTGGGCACCGCAGGTATTCCGCCACGGGAAGAAATTCTACATGGCGTACACGGCCAATGAATCCATTGCCATTGCCGTCAGTGATCATCCTGAAGGGCCTTTCCGGCAGCAGCTTCACCGGCGCCTGCCCGGCTCATCCCGGCAGATCGACCCTTTCGTGTTTTTCGAGGAGGGGAAGGCCTGGCTCTATCATGTGCGGGTAGACAGCGGTAACCGTATTTTTACCGGGCAGCTGAATGATGACCTGACAGATTTTGTGCCCGGTACCCTGCAGGAGTGTATCCGTGCGGGAACGGGCTGGGAAAATACCAACGGAGCGTCCTGGCCGGTGGCCGAAGGGCCTACGGTCATCAAAAAAGATGGCCGGTACTATCTTTTCTATTCCTGCAACGATTTCCGCAATATCGATTATGCCGTAGGCATTGCGGAGGCGGATTCACCACAGGGGCCGTTCCGGCGCATCCCGCAGAACCCGGTGATCAGCCGGCATAACACGGGGGCCAATGGCTCAGGGCATGGGGATGTATTGTTCAGCGAAGGGAAATGGTATTATGTCTTTCATATTCATTTTGATGAAAAGAAGGTTGGTCCGCGCAGAACGGTGCTGATGGAGATGAAATGGAACGATGCCCTGCCCGAAGTGCTGCCCGCAACATTCCGGCGGCTCCGGGCGGTGCGGGAGTGA